One window from the genome of Magnolia sinica isolate HGM2019 chromosome 4, MsV1, whole genome shotgun sequence encodes:
- the LOC131244187 gene encoding uncharacterized protein LOC131244187 produces MDPLKYLFEKLALARRIAKWQLLLFEFDITYVTQKAIKRQALANHLTAHSLPDYQPLKSFFLEEDILLIKEEEERKAEDWTLFFDGASNSKGSEVGAILYSPDNVPIPISMHLAFNYTNNMAKYEACITGLKEAIILNLKRLWVFGVKQLIINHTNGEWRTKDEKLIPYYILENLIKEFNEVTFSYMPRVKNQFVDALTTLMSMLEIPKAIFNWELTVELQKEPAFCL; encoded by the coding sequence ATGGATCCATTAAAGTACCTGTTCGAAAAGTTAGCATTAGCAAGAAGAATCGCGAAATGGCAATTACTACTCTTTGAGTTCGACATCACTTATGTGACTCAAAAAGCAATCAAGAGGCAAGCACTGGCTAACCACCTAACAGCACATTCCCTGCCCGATTATCAACCGTTGAAGTCCTTCTTCCTTGAAGAGGACATCCTCCttatcaaggaagaagaagaaaggaaggcagAAGACTGGACCCTCTTCTTCGACGGAGCCTCCAATTCAAAAGGGAGCGAAGTAGGAGCAATTCTTTACTCCCCCGACAATGTCCCAATTCCCATCTCCATGCATTTAGCATTTAATTATACAAACAATATGGCTAAATATGAAGCATGCATCACTGGTCTaaaagaagccatcatcctcaacCTAAAAAGGTTGTGGGTCTTCGGAGTTaaacaactcatcatcaatcatacaAATGGTGAATGGAGGACCAAAGATGAAAAACTAATCCCTTATTACATCCTCGAAAACTTGATCAAGGAGTTCAATGAGGTCACATTCTCATACATGCCCCGAGTTAAGAATCAGTTCGTAGATGCACTCACCACCCTCATGTCAATGCTAGAGATTCCCAAAGCAATTTTCAACTGGGAACTTACTGTGGAGCTTCAAAAGGAGCCTGCCTTCTGCCTGTAA